A region of Salvia splendens isolate huo1 chromosome 17, SspV2, whole genome shotgun sequence DNA encodes the following proteins:
- the LOC121775406 gene encoding tetrahydrocannabinolic acid synthase-like: MSESTPKPQVIVTPEYESQIPHVILCAKQSGLEIRTRSGGHDMEGLSYVSQVPFVIIDLINLSEVTVDIDAKTAWIEAGATTGIVYYRIAEKSSTLGFPGAICVTVGVGGHYSAGGYGSMLRKYGLAGDNVIDARIINANGTILDRASMGEDLFWAITGGGGGSFGVITAWRVQLVDVPETVTVFSITRSVEEQNGTGLWHRWQYVAPQADNDLFVGVIVFRVNTTVLVNFFSVYQGGADALVSYMQEIFPELGLVREDCTEMSWIQSTLFSNQMPIDPLDTLLNRTQAGIRQLKAKSDYVRTPVPLDAIEGMVTMLREPEADETIYYMVPYGGRMDEIPESQTPFPHRAGALYKLAGLTYWQDSEAADTDSYISWSRRYYEYMTPYVSSSPREAYLNYRDLDLGVNNIVGETSYEQASIWGKPYYKDNFDRLVQVKTAVDPDNFFKYEQSIPPVSTYVADI; the protein is encoded by the coding sequence ATGTCGGAATCTACTCCTAAACCGCAAGTGATCGTAACCCCAGAATACGAATCTCAGATCCCGCATGTCATACTCTGCGCCAAACAAAGCGGTCTGGAGATCAGAACTCGAAGTGGCGGCCATGACATGGAGGGACTGTCCTATGTCTCACAAGTCCCATTCGTGATAATTGATTTGATCAATCTCAGCGAAGTCACGGTCGACATTGACGCGAAAACGGCCTGGATTGAAGCGGGCGCCACCACCGGTATCGTATACTACAGGATCGCCGAAAAGAGCTCCACTCTAGGATTTCCTGGGGCTATATGCGTAACGGTCGGTGTAGGCGGGCACTACAGTGCAGGAGGCTACGGCTCAATGCTGAGAAAATACGGACTAGCAGGAGATAACGTTATTGATGCAAGAATAATCAACGCGAACGGAACAATTCTTGACAGGGCATCAATGGGCGAGGATCTGTTCTGGGCAATCACAGGCGGCGGAGGTGGCAGTTTCGGCGTGATCACTGCCTGGAGGGTACAACTGGTGGATGTTCCAGAAACAGTCACTGTTTTCTCAATCACCAGAAGCGTGGAAGAACAGAACGGCACTGGACTCTGGCACCGCTGGCAATATGTTGCGCCTCAAGCCGACAATGATTTATTCGTTGGAGTCATCGTTTTCAGGGTGAACACGACCGTCCTCGTTAACTTCTTCTCGGTGTACCAAGGTGGCGCTGACGCATTAGTTTCGTACATGCAAGAAATCTTCCCTGAGTTAGGACTAGTGAGAGAAGACTGCACGGAAATGAGCTGGATCCAATCGACCTTATTTAGCAACCAAATGCCGATCGATCCACTAGATACTCTTCTCAACCGGACTCAAGCTGGTATCAGACAGCTCAAAGCCAAATCCGACTATGTCCGAACACCGGTTCCTTTGGACGCGATTGAAGGTATGGTGACTATGTTACGTGAACCGGAAGCAGACGAGACTATTTACTACATGGTGCCGTATGGTGGAAGAATGGATGAAATACCTGAATCGCAGACTCCATTTCCTCACAGAGCCGGTGCACTCTACAAACTAGCCGGCCTAACTTACTGGCAAGACTCCGAGGCTGCGGACACGGACAGTTACATAAGCTGGAGCCGAAGGTATTACGAATACATGACTCCTTATGTGTCAAGCTCGCCCAGGGAAGCGTATCTCAACTACAGAGATCTCGACCTTGGAGTGAATAACATTGTTGGTGAGACGAGTTATGAACAAGCTAGTATTTGGGGGAAGCCGTATTACAAGGATAATTTCGATCGTCTTGTTCAGGTGAAAACCGCCGTTGATCCGGACAATTTCTTCAAGTACGAACAAAGCATTCCGCCGGTATCGACTTATGTTGCGGATATTTAA
- the LOC121773267 gene encoding berberine bridge enzyme-like 8, giving the protein MNHEHFHLLLLVICSCSWAASAYGKDDFLHCLSQQSPNYSSFSTIVYTHVNSSYTSVLQFSIRNLRFESESTPKPQVIITPRHESQIPPVIYCSKQSGLEIRTRSGGHDFEGLSYVSQLAFVIVDLIGLSEIKVDVEEKTAWVEAGATIGSLYYSIAEKSPVLGFPAGFCPTVGVGGHFSGGGYGTMLRKYGLAADNVVDARIIDVKGGILDRKSMGEDLFWAIRGGGGASFGVITAWKVQLVDVPEKVTAFTVVKTLEQNATQLVHRWQYVAPKLDQKLYVGITMIMVDSTFQAIFWLHFLGCTEEMLPMLQQSFPELGVVREDCSEMSWIQSVVYFSSAPFMSSSPEQPPEFLLDRTLFFASNAKVKSDYVQKPIPESGLEGIVRMLNEAGGEGAMVYTIPYGGRMAEISGPATPFPHRAGNLYKLACIVSWLGDEARDSDMYMSWSRRYYSYMAPYVSRNPREAYLNYRDLDIGVNNVGGKTSYVEASVWGKKYFKSNFDRLVRVKTVVDPHDFFRNEQSIPLLLSRYNNKKGIKMHASETVDGDVLSLIM; this is encoded by the coding sequence ATGAATCATGAACactttcatcttcttcttcttgtaaTTTGCTCATGCTCATGGGCAGCTTCTGCTTATGGCAAAGACGATTTTCTTCACTGTCTCTCTCAACAATCACCTAACTATTCCTCTTTTTCCACCATTGTTTACACCCATGTAAACTCTTCCTACACTTCCGTCCTTCAATTCTCCATCCGAAACCTCAGATTCGAGTCCGAATCAACTCCCAAACCGCAGGTGATCATAACCCCACGACACGAATCCCAGATCCCGCCTGTCATATACTGCTCCAAACAAAGTGGTCTGGAAATCAGAACTCGAAGCGGCGGCCATGACTTCGAGGGATTGTCTTACGTATCCCAACTCGCGTTTGTGATCGTTGATTTGATCGGTCTCAGTGAGATCAAAGTCGACGTTGAGGAGAAAACTGCGTGGGTGGAAGCGGGTGCAACCATCGGTTCTTTATACTACAGCATCGCAGAAAAAAGTCCTGTTCTCGGATTCCCTGCAGGCTTTTGCCCGACGGTTGGCGTTGGTGGCCACTTTAGCGGCGGAGGCTACGGTACAATGCTGAGAAAATACGGACTGGCAGCTGACAACGTCGTTGATGCAAGAATAATCGATGTGAAAGGCGGAATTCTAGATAGAAAATCAATGGGCGAAGATTTGTTCTGGGCCATCAGGGGCGGCGGAGGTGCTAGTTTTGGCGTGATTACTGCCTGGAAGGTACAACTGGTGGACGTGCCAGAAAAAGTCACTGCTTTCACAGTGGTAAAGACACTGGAACAAAATGCGACTCAACTAGTTCACCGCTGGCAATATGTGGCTCCAAAACTCGACCAAAAGTTGTACGTCGGCATCACCATGATTATGGTTGACTCGACGTTCCAAGCTATTTTTTGGTTGCATTTCCTCGGCTGCACTGAGGAAATGCTTCCGATGTTGCAGCAGAGTTTTCCTGAGTTGGGTGTGGTAAGAGAAGACTGCTCCGAGATGAGCTGGATCCAATCTGTCGTGTATTTCTCCTCGGCCCCGTTCATGTCTTCTTCGCCGGAGCAGCCACCGGAATTTTTACTCGACCGGACTCTGTTTTTTGCATCGAACGCGAAAGTGAAATCTGACTACGTGCAGAAACCCATTCCTGAAAGCGGGCTCGAAGGCATCGTGAGAATGCTCAACGAGGCGGGAGGAGAGGGAGCGATGGTGTACACAATTCCATATGGTGGAAGAATGGCCGAAATTTCTGGACCCGCCACTCCATTCCCGCACAGAGCGGGAAACTTGTACAAACTTGCTTGTATAGTGAGCTGGCTGGGAGACGAGGCTCGGGATTCGGACATGTACATGAGTTGGAGCAGGAGGTACTACAGTTACATGGCTCCTTATGTTTCGAGGAATCCAAGGGAAGCGTACCTCAACTACAGAGACCTTGACATCGGTGTCAATAACGTTGGAGGTAAGACGAGTTATGTGGAGGCGAGCGTTTGGGGGAAGAAATATTTCAAGAGTAATTTTGATAGGCTTGTTCGGGTGAAGACTGTGGTTGATCCACACGATTTCTTTAGGAATGAACAGAGCATTCCTCTGTTGCTTTCTAGATACAATAATAAGAAAGGGATTAAGATGCATGCTTCAGAAACTGTAGATGGTGATGTTCTGAGCTTaataatgtga